In Synchiropus splendidus isolate RoL2022-P1 chromosome 11, RoL_Sspl_1.0, whole genome shotgun sequence, the DNA window gtgtggagagcgagcacctcccctgtgacactctaccacggtccagtgcggagacaggaaaggttttacacctcaatatgaagaaaaaactgtcagtaaatgtagttaacgggacacgtctgcatacagaggctgcgttatacacaataacaaagcgcgtcgtgggtcagctgatcggtccgcgcacgttaggttttttccggctttttttcgggggcgttcgattTCTgcattttcgttcaaaatcagaagcaaaaaaatctagaaatttttgttcgaattctgattcgttcgaattccgagacgtccgaaaaccgaggcaccactgtacttaCCTAAACTCAGAGATTTCcattacttaaaaaaaagggtTCAATGGCCTCTACAAgatggattgaaataaacattcattcattaagtAAAATCGGGTCTCGCATGTGTTATTGTTCGATctccaacactgtttttttcacAGAGTCATCAGATCAGACGTGTTTCCAAGAGGCAGTTCTGCAAAAACAATGAGCTTAAACACAACAATGATGTCCTGTTCAGACAAGCACCTACGGTGATGGATGGGGTttcagtaataataaaaaataaatatgtattcttTCTTTTGACGGTGAAATATAGCGATTAGAATCTgattatttcagtgttttttataAGCGATCTAAACAGAACGATGACGTCACGAAAACGCGATTTTCCTCTGGTCTCACGAGATCGACGTATTCGTCATGTGACAGTCTTGTGGCACAAGCCGGAAGAGAGGATTTCATTGTGGCAGTACACTTGCTGAATGTTTCTTTTCTCGAAAATACGGGTCCATTTTTAGCGTTGTTTCGACTTGTGTGTGGAGCATCATGGACGTGTCGAGCAGAGCGTCGTTAGACGCCGCCGCCGAGCCTCCCGTGCACTACAGAGGGTGAGACGGCTGCTCacattagcatgttagctgTAAACACAGGGCAGGAATCGTCTTAGATGACCTGGGCTTCGGTCACTGCAGTGGAGCGTTAACGTGTCGAGGTCTCGCTGATGGTTGTGGAACTTGTTCCCTGCAGGAATGAAGGCTCGCTGGTGTCAGCTCTCAAGACGCTGCTGTTCTTCACGGTGCTGATGGTGACGCTTCCCATCACCCTGTACTTCGCTTCGAAGGCCTACATCTTCGAAGGTGAGCGCTTATTCACGTGATCCTTATGGTCCCCCTCGCCGCCTGTGTTTACATAGGGTTTGCTCTAAAAGTCATGGCTGCTTGTGCGTGAAGCGACCTTTCCTGACGTGTAAAAGTTCAGATCTGTCCAAGGCAAGACGTATATTTGAACCTTAACCCCATTGTTCAAAACGCATCTTACTAATTTACCCAGCAAAATATACAAGCCCCttcaataatgtttttttcccctcatgctTGCATAGTTGGTGAAACTTATTCAGTTCATTTGCTTCCATATGTCCCATCTTTCAAGGTCCATAGGACAGCTGCATTACAACCTGGAAAACACCTTAAATATGCATTTTGCTGCATGGTTCTTGGCTGAACATGTATTTTCCTTTACCTCGATTGGATTGTGTTTGGAGGAAGGAACTAGTTACTGACCTGACTTCCTTCAGTGATGGTTTTTAAACCCACCACCATAATTCATGTTTGGAAGCCGCCGGCGCCTGCGCCCCTTGCTGCCGTGGCACACTTGTGTCAGAGCTGCTCAGCACAGCACGGGCGCTCAGTGGGACTCCACTTCCCAAAACTTGAAATTTTCTCTTGTGCTGGAGCAGCAGTGACACTGGAGTTTCTCCGCTGCAAATGAGGGGTGCCTGCTGATGTTCTCGCATATTAAGTGACTGATGGAACTCCTCATTAAGCAGCGGAGCTAATTTGACAAAGGAACAAAGCTGCGTGCATCATGAATGTATGTATGAAGCATCGCAGCATAAAGTTTGTTCATTatactaaatatatatattactatCTTCAGCTTGTGAAACATGTGAGGTACTTCCACCTGGTTTGCAGAGCTTGAGCTGAATGTGTggaaaatataatttataatttgGTTATTTTGATGAGTGTGGCCCTAAAAAGGGAAGTGCTAAACAATCTTTGTGGCCTTTATTCCATACCGTCACCAACGCTATTAAAAACGTGGGCTTGCAGTAGATGAGTTCTTGTTGCAGTAATGGTACTCGCCACAGTCCAGTAaccctctctcccccctctcacAGGGTCCATGAACATGTCCAGCTCAGACAGCTACTTCTACGCCGCCATCGTTGCTGTGCTGGCGGTGCATGTGGTTCTGGCCCTGTTTGTTTATGTGGCCTGGAATGAAGGCGCACCTAAAGGCAAGGGCAAACACGACTAGGCCACGTCACCGGAGATGGAGGAACCCAGGCAAGGACCCAAACCTCCCTCCTTCCCCACCCACCCGGTCGCCTCCAGCACTGAGCGAGGTTCTAGACATGAAAGAGTCATTCTACTGTCTGTTCCCTggcagtgatgggcagatgctGCTGTGTGCCTCAGCAGCCCCAGCAGACTGACCTTTTGACCGgtcaaaaaacaagaaaaaaaactagtCTTTCAGACTGAGAACTGCCAGTTTAAGAGGCTCTGTCGTCCTCTTCTGCTTAACAGCTACCCAGAAGCGCTCACAGTCCGGGTTTAAGCGTCTCTCGCGGCTCCATAGTGGCTGCTCTTTTTCATGTAACATCGTGACACCAACAGTTCCTCCAAGAAAAGCGTCTGTCTTCTGCTATCATGTCTTGATgtttgttgagtgtgtgtgttgcaggctTCTTTGTAAATAAAATCGGAGTCAAACCCTTCATTGTCTTTTATTTCCGAAATCATATTTTGGACATGTTGCAACACAAGCTGGAACCAAAACAGGATCCTGAGACGGAACCTTTGGTGAAGGTGCTGGTGTTGTGTGTTACTTCAGTCAGAGTTTGTTTCCCGCCTTAACTCTTGAGGGAAAGAAAACCACTTCATGTTGACACTATTAGACTTGATGTCATGTCAGGTATAAAGActtcataataaaacactatTTTGACCGTAGATAAGGGGAATCACATACAGCTGAGTTTGTATCCCACACTATTAATGGTGATTCTTGTCTCCGGATCGATCGGTTGATCTGGTCTTTTAGAATAAAAACACTCTTCAGATCACTATATGAAAGgttgtttttgtaaatgaaatGGAGCAAAaaaggggattttttttctccaataaaTGAGGTATCTATGTCATGAATTGATGTATCTGGAGAGAATAGTGTGCTGCGTGTCTGTCTCCACACTCGGCTGGTTGCGCCCAGTCTACGTGAAAACGTAGGGAGATACTCGCGTTCGTGGGAAATATCTGCCTTTCACGGCCCACTGAATCATataactaatatatatatatatatatatatatatatatatatatatatatatatatatatatatatatatataatagctGTATTAGAACTATGGAGACACTAGAGttcatgctttttttccccagggtattataataaaataatataaaatactcAAACTACGTTGAGAAACTTAGAGGTGCAATACGTCGTAGCTGTCACATGGTGGCAGCAGAGAGCCAGTCGTCAGCTCAGAAGCGTCATCTGAGCATCAGCATTCACATCAGCAGCCGATATTTCTCTTCACTTTCTCCTTTCAGCGGCGGCGGCAACGGAGCCTCACGCACACTGCGTTTGCGCGGTCCGGATGATGGAATGTTCCGTGCGCTTTCGGGCTTCATGAGGTCGGTGTCGGTGACGTGCCGACAGGCCTGTGAGCAGTCGGACTGACTCCAGTCACTGAACATCAGAAGCACCGTTTTCATGTTGGCTTTCGTTTCCAAAGTGGCTTGGACGGACGCGCAGCTGTTGCCCTGAACACTTCATCGATTACAGCAGACATGTTGACTCCTAATAACGGAAACAAAAGGACACTTTGCCCAAACAAAAGCATTGGTGAAGTATTGTAACCCAGGAAGTGCAGGATGGCGCACCAGTATTGCAGACAAGATCATGGCCAGTAGTAGTGACAAGGTCCAATGCAGTTCCTGTCAAGTCCAACACAAGGTCCACATGACACTTCTAAAGTGGATAAAACTCACTCTCTCTTTCCATAAGACACTGCAACAGTTTGAGCTTAACAAAAAAAGCAAGTAAACAATTTTGATCcctgtaaaaaaatgtaaacatcctACTGGGATCTACAACTATATAAAAAACAGAGTTTGTATTTCTTCAgcactcatgaggtcagagcaaaactgcGAAGGAAGTTGTACTTCTTTTTCAAATAATTCATCAcgattgtaaaaataaatcattattacttttattcatttcaatgtattttgtgtctgttttcctcctttctCCTCGTAGTGGCTCTATTGaaatgtcaaattcaaatgattgATTCAACAATATTTCTTGGCCCTCAAATAATATATAGTGTtgccaaaaatgtcaaataGATCTTCCAATATACAGAGTATctttatataaaatgaaattatttataaGTAAACAGATTTAAACGTGTAACATCATGGCATAatgacatgttttcatattttagaaacaaaatgaaagcaatacTTTGTCCCACAACAGTCACTGTGCGCAATGAAGCCTGAGAGAAAATTGAGGCGTCCAACCCTGATCACTAGTCCGATCCCCGTTCACGCAGAGGCGCAGATGTATTCAGGATTAAAAAAGTCAGGCTTCTATCGAGGGGCCCTCTGACCTCTATTGTTGCTTCCTTGACTGCAGGAGAACCTTAACAGTGTGAAAGAAAtgtaagagagaaaaaaaattgaccTTTTTATCATCAGT includes these proteins:
- the vma21 gene encoding vacuolar ATPase assembly integral membrane protein vma21 translates to MDVSSRASLDAAAEPPVHYRGNEGSLVSALKTLLFFTVLMVTLPITLYFASKAYIFEGSMNMSSSDSYFYAAIVAVLAVHVVLALFVYVAWNEGAPKGKGKHD